From the Aquitalea magnusonii genome, one window contains:
- a CDS encoding DUF484 family protein has protein sequence MQSEEVLAFLDSHPDFLQHHAERFGLRGQMAQDRVVVSLADRQMLELKDRNRQLEARLHQLIRHGEANDQIIHSAHRLSLMLQRCLNLQQIADGLASCFHQDFALDRMALRLWHPAAESSPLYNARHEVQALARNLSAPYCGPYVNDEVLGWFPATPVLQSFSQIPLTDASGSAFGLLVLASDDAQRFTFDMHTHYLAQMGEIISAALLRVLGQA, from the coding sequence ATGCAAAGCGAAGAGGTTCTGGCCTTTCTGGATAGCCATCCGGATTTCCTGCAGCACCATGCCGAGCGCTTTGGTCTGCGCGGCCAGATGGCGCAGGACCGGGTGGTGGTTTCACTGGCAGACCGCCAGATGCTGGAACTGAAAGACCGCAACCGCCAGTTGGAAGCCCGCCTGCATCAACTCATCCGCCACGGCGAAGCCAATGACCAGATCATCCATAGTGCGCACCGGCTGTCGCTGATGCTGCAGCGCTGCCTGAACCTGCAGCAGATTGCGGATGGTCTGGCCAGTTGCTTCCATCAGGATTTTGCACTGGATCGCATGGCACTGCGCCTGTGGCACCCGGCAGCCGAATCCTCACCCTTGTACAATGCGCGCCATGAAGTCCAGGCATTGGCGCGCAATCTGTCCGCCCCCTACTGCGGCCCTTATGTCAATGATGAAGTGCTGGGCTGGTTCCCGGCCACGCCGGTACTGCAATCATTCAGCCAGATACCGCTGACCGATGCCAGCGGCAGCGCATTCGGCTTGCTGGTACTTGCCAGCGATGACGCTCAACGCTTCACCTTCGACATGCATACACACTACCTGGCCCAAATGGGTGAAATCATTTCCGCAGCGCTGCTGCGCGTGCTGGGACAGGCATGA
- a CDS encoding TetR/AcrR family transcriptional regulator produces MKPATDTKSDTRKRILDIAEELLLTRGYNAFSYQHISSVLGVRNAAIHYHYPKKTDLGVALIQRYRRRFQRFIEAQLALTPAEQLERYYTLTDAYFERDQQICPSGILTTEYQTLPQEMQQEANAFVDEMRDWAVSIAARGRADGSMRYAGTPEAMGLLMLAALQGGLQLARTDQAVIDALKIQIRALLGLDASLP; encoded by the coding sequence ATGAAACCTGCCACCGATACCAAAAGCGATACCCGCAAGCGCATTCTCGACATTGCCGAGGAGCTGCTGCTGACGCGTGGCTACAATGCTTTCAGCTATCAGCACATCAGTTCGGTACTGGGCGTGCGTAATGCTGCCATTCACTACCATTACCCCAAGAAAACCGACCTTGGCGTGGCGCTGATCCAGCGTTACCGCCGTCGCTTCCAGCGCTTTATCGAAGCGCAGCTGGCCTTGACACCTGCCGAGCAACTGGAGCGCTATTACACGCTGACCGATGCCTATTTCGAGCGTGACCAGCAAATTTGTCCCAGCGGCATCCTGACGACCGAATACCAGACCCTGCCACAGGAAATGCAGCAGGAAGCCAATGCCTTTGTCGATGAAATGCGTGACTGGGCGGTCAGCATTGCTGCGCGCGGGCGGGCTGATGGCAGCATGCGCTATGCCGGCACGCCGGAAGCCATGGGCCTGTTGATGCTGGCCGCCCTGCAGGGCGGCTTGCAACTGGCGCGTACCGACCAGGCAGTGATCGACGCGCTGAAAATCCAGATCCGGGCCTTGCTGGGCCTGGATGCTTCACTTCCATGA
- a CDS encoding FadR/GntR family transcriptional regulator, with product MEKTTLSAQVSNYLLNLIDKRQLIPGMEVPSEMQLIDTLGVSRGVIREAFCSLSTLGILEISSGKRPRVDRCKPTAMETIFRNAMATQQISAQQILDVRCALEMGCAEQAAQCGSAEDFFTLQQQMKMLRHTLGDHEQFILQDSLFHLQIAKASGNPLYSLMIEALRTPLASSISAGLDARDVSPDWESIIQLHQYIVDAICDRDPAAAKLAVARHFASATQALRDAACRSDTAP from the coding sequence ATGGAAAAGACAACATTATCAGCACAGGTTAGCAATTATTTGCTCAACCTCATTGACAAGCGCCAGCTTATTCCAGGAATGGAAGTACCCAGCGAAATGCAGTTGATTGATACCTTGGGCGTCAGTCGTGGCGTGATTCGCGAAGCATTTTGCTCGCTTTCCACTCTTGGGATTCTGGAGATCAGCAGCGGAAAGCGCCCACGAGTCGATAGATGCAAACCGACGGCCATGGAAACGATTTTCCGTAATGCGATGGCAACACAGCAGATATCGGCACAACAAATTCTTGATGTTCGTTGTGCATTGGAGATGGGATGTGCCGAACAGGCGGCGCAGTGCGGTTCAGCAGAGGATTTCTTCACCTTGCAACAGCAGATGAAAATGCTGCGCCATACGCTTGGTGATCATGAACAATTCATTCTGCAGGACAGTTTGTTTCACTTGCAAATTGCCAAAGCATCCGGCAATCCGCTCTATTCATTGATGATTGAAGCATTGCGCACGCCGCTGGCCAGCTCCATTTCTGCTGGATTGGATGCGCGCGATGTCAGTCCTGACTGGGAGTCAATCATTCAATTGCATCAATATATTGTCGATGCGATATGCGACCGCGACCCCGCAGCGGCCAAGCTGGCAGTCGCCCGTCATTTTGCATCAGCGACGCAAGCCTTGCGGGATGCAGCATGCCGCAGCGACACTGCGCCGTAG
- the dapF gene encoding diaminopimelate epimerase, translating to MRLKFSKMHGLGNDFMVIDGVRQTVSLDTDRIRQLGNRHFGIGFDQLLLVESPQEENNDFRYRIFNNDGSEVEQCGNGARCFAKFVCDQKLTNKKAIRVETAKGVIVPEYLGQNQAIVDMGVPRFRPVDIPFVAEGDAITYPLDTGGYSCDISVVSMGNPHAVQVVDNVDTAPVKELGALIEIHHRFPEKVNAGFMQIVSRQEIRLRVFERGAGETLACGTGACAAVVAGIRRGLLDSKVLVHTRGGDLQIEWHGDGQPVRMTGPAMTVFQGEIEV from the coding sequence ATGCGACTCAAATTCAGCAAGATGCATGGCCTGGGCAATGACTTCATGGTAATTGACGGTGTCAGACAAACCGTCTCCCTCGATACCGACAGAATTCGCCAACTTGGCAACCGCCACTTCGGCATCGGCTTTGATCAGCTGCTGCTGGTGGAATCCCCCCAGGAAGAAAACAACGATTTTCGCTACCGCATTTTCAATAATGACGGCAGTGAAGTGGAGCAATGCGGCAACGGCGCACGCTGTTTTGCCAAGTTTGTCTGCGACCAGAAACTGACCAACAAGAAGGCCATCCGGGTGGAAACCGCCAAAGGCGTGATCGTTCCGGAATACCTGGGCCAGAACCAGGCGATTGTCGACATGGGCGTGCCACGCTTCCGGCCCGTGGACATCCCCTTTGTTGCCGAAGGCGACGCCATCACCTACCCGCTGGATACCGGCGGCTACAGTTGCGACATCAGCGTGGTATCAATGGGGAACCCGCACGCCGTGCAGGTGGTCGATAATGTCGACACCGCGCCGGTCAAGGAACTGGGTGCCCTGATTGAAATTCATCATCGCTTTCCGGAGAAGGTCAACGCCGGCTTCATGCAGATTGTTTCGCGGCAGGAAATCCGCCTGCGCGTCTTTGAGCGCGGTGCCGGCGAAACCCTGGCCTGCGGCACCGGGGCCTGCGCTGCGGTTGTGGCTGGCATCCGCCGCGGCCTGCTGGACAGCAAGGTGCTGGTGCATACCCGCGGTGGCGACCTGCAAATCGAATGGCATGGCGATGGTCAGCCCGTACGCATGACTGGTCCGGCCATGACGGTATTCCAAGGCGAAATCGAAGTCTGA
- a CDS encoding RraA family protein codes for MKQELFPAVAGDILDEMGYRHQFLSQTLRPLHPDMVIAGRAMPVLEADYPAAMMADSPGPLAGKDFGLMFEALDSLKAGEVYIAAGASPKYALWGGLMTARAKYLKAAGAILNGYSRDTQEILSMNFPVFSYGSYAQDQKVRGKVLDYRVSIEVDHIVIHPGDLVFSDRDGVLLIPQTIEREVIHLALEKVRAENHVRNAIDQGMATVEAYHRFGVM; via the coding sequence ATGAAACAAGAATTATTCCCTGCCGTTGCTGGGGATATTCTGGATGAAATGGGCTATCGACATCAATTTCTGAGTCAGACACTCCGGCCACTGCATCCGGATATGGTTATTGCTGGGCGTGCGATGCCAGTGCTGGAGGCAGATTATCCGGCTGCCATGATGGCTGATTCACCTGGCCCGCTTGCTGGCAAGGACTTCGGCCTGATGTTTGAGGCATTGGATAGTCTTAAAGCCGGAGAGGTATATATCGCTGCCGGCGCTTCGCCCAAGTATGCCTTATGGGGTGGTTTGATGACGGCCCGTGCAAAGTACTTAAAGGCTGCCGGTGCCATTCTGAATGGTTACTCCCGTGATACGCAAGAAATATTATCCATGAATTTCCCTGTTTTTTCTTATGGTTCTTATGCGCAAGATCAAAAAGTACGGGGAAAGGTACTGGATTATCGTGTGTCAATTGAAGTTGATCATATTGTCATTCATCCAGGAGATTTGGTGTTTTCAGATCGTGATGGTGTATTACTTATACCGCAGACCATCGAACGCGAAGTCATTCATTTGGCTCTGGAAAAGGTTCGTGCTGAAAATCATGTTCGCAATGCAATTGATCAAGGCATGGCTACCGTTGAAGCATACCATCGCTTTGGGGTGATGTAG
- a CDS encoding crotonase/enoyl-CoA hydratase family protein, which yields MQWQTFDVGVEDKVALVRFNRADKANALNQTMWQELQSVMEWADAEPAVRAVVLAGHGKHFCSGIDLSMLMGIQGAIANECEGRQREKLRRLILQLQDNVSSLERCRKPVVAAIHGACLGGGLDIALAADFRFAAADAVFGVREVDIGMVADVGTLQRLPGVVGQGVAREMALTGRDVAAEEALRIGLVNRLLPDADGVLAAAMASAALIASKSPLAVRGSKEMLNYARDHSVADSLNHVATWNAAMLLSEDIQKAAMASMTRQTVVFRD from the coding sequence ATGCAATGGCAGACATTTGATGTTGGCGTAGAGGATAAGGTGGCACTGGTGCGCTTCAATCGCGCCGACAAGGCCAATGCATTGAACCAGACCATGTGGCAGGAGCTGCAATCGGTGATGGAGTGGGCGGATGCCGAGCCTGCGGTGCGTGCGGTGGTGCTGGCTGGTCATGGCAAGCATTTTTGTTCCGGCATTGATCTATCCATGCTGATGGGTATTCAGGGCGCGATTGCTAATGAATGCGAAGGTCGGCAGCGTGAAAAACTGCGTCGGCTGATTCTGCAACTGCAGGACAATGTGTCCAGCCTGGAGCGCTGTCGCAAGCCGGTGGTGGCGGCCATACATGGTGCCTGCCTTGGCGGCGGGCTGGATATTGCGCTGGCGGCGGACTTCCGCTTTGCGGCTGCAGATGCGGTATTTGGCGTGCGCGAAGTGGATATCGGCATGGTGGCAGACGTCGGGACGCTGCAGCGTTTGCCAGGCGTGGTCGGGCAGGGCGTGGCAAGGGAGATGGCCCTCACCGGGCGAGATGTGGCGGCAGAGGAGGCGCTGCGCATTGGTCTGGTTAACCGCCTGCTGCCTGATGCTGACGGGGTGCTGGCCGCGGCCATGGCGTCGGCGGCGTTAATCGCCAGCAAGTCGCCGCTGGCCGTACGGGGCAGCAAGGAAATGCTGAATTACGCCCGCGATCACAGCGTGGCAGACAGCCTGAATCATGTCGCCACCTGGAATGCGGCCATGCTGTTGTCAGAAGACATCCAGAAAGCGGCCATGGCATCCATGACGCGGCAGACGGTGGTTTTTCGCGACTGA
- a CDS encoding DUF4442 domain-containing protein, with translation MDYQKNSMSRIADKVGKLPVGMRSRVLSLLFGRLVPFLSTSGIRFEQVGHSSLTVSIRNQRKVQNHIKGVHAAAMALLAETASGFVVGMNVPDDKLMLLKSMKVNYIKRAQGNMRAVATLSDAQIHAMYDTDKGDVLVDVSVTDESGESPVICEMVWAWVPKKRPQ, from the coding sequence ATGGATTATCAAAAAAACAGCATGAGTCGCATTGCCGACAAGGTAGGCAAGTTGCCGGTCGGTATGCGCAGCAGGGTCTTGTCCCTGCTGTTTGGGCGGCTGGTTCCTTTTCTGTCCACATCCGGCATTCGCTTTGAGCAGGTGGGGCATAGCAGCCTGACTGTTTCCATTCGCAACCAGCGCAAGGTGCAAAACCATATCAAGGGCGTACATGCCGCGGCCATGGCACTGCTGGCCGAGACCGCCAGTGGCTTTGTCGTGGGCATGAACGTGCCGGATGACAAGCTGATGCTGCTCAAGTCGATGAAGGTGAATTACATCAAGCGCGCGCAGGGCAATATGCGCGCTGTGGCCACACTGAGCGACGCGCAGATTCACGCCATGTACGACACCGACAAGGGTGATGTGCTGGTTGATGTCAGCGTAACAGACGAATCGGGGGAGTCACCGGTTATCTGCGAAATGGTGTGGGCATGGGTGCCCAAGAAGCGCCCTCAATAA